A region from the Caldicellulosiruptor naganoensis genome encodes:
- the pheT gene encoding phenylalanine--tRNA ligase subunit beta, with protein sequence MKVSLEWLKSLVDINCGVDKLVEKLTMTGTKVEGYERRLYFVKNVVVGKVLEISLHPENPNLSICKVDVKDEILTIITAAKNVYRGAFVPVAKVGATLANGKVINKLEFKGVVSEGMLCSLDELGLTSAEFPYADENGIFILEGMDDGKLGTDIKEALGIDDIIIDFEITSNRPDCLSVVGLAREIAAVLKTNLKFPNLVYKESEDRIENYLDKIEIQDKNICRRYIGKVIKNVKIEPSPQWLRKRLIACGIRPINNIVDVTNYVMLEIGQPLHAFDLNKIHGRNVFVRLANDGEEIITLDGVKRTLRPVDIVIADEDRAIAVAGVMGGLETEVDENTKTVLLEAATFNPAMVRRTSRYLGLRTEASNRFEKGLSPYFAEIAMQRACALIEEIGAGEVVRGSIDTYLDVQQQVTVKADFSYIEKLLGVSIPQDEIIEILDRLEISYDREKEVFIIPPFRVDVTDMADISEEVIRIYGYDKIPSRVYMGNAVSSGLTKKQKMVNEIRSFLANSGYYEIYSYSFESPKVYEILKGYRLDDAVKILNPLGEDFSIMRMQLLSSILKTLYLNLSRNIKDIKIFELATVFKKSNNKLPDERLVLALGNVGQDFYFVKGILENLFDMLRIKDIDFSSDHTNLNLHPTRSAKIVSKDTLVGYIGEIHPDILSSFDIQARAIYAEVYIDALLEVEKKEKKYVPLPKYPAIERDYAFLVPDEIESRVIEGVFKKYASEILEDFYLFDVYKGQQIKEGFKSYAYKAVFRSKEKTLSDDDILPLQEKILNELKNYNIGLRE encoded by the coding sequence TTGAAGGTATCTCTTGAGTGGCTAAAAAGCCTTGTGGATATAAACTGTGGAGTAGATAAACTTGTCGAGAAACTTACAATGACTGGTACAAAAGTTGAAGGGTATGAGAGAAGACTTTATTTTGTCAAAAATGTGGTTGTAGGCAAAGTATTAGAAATATCTTTGCACCCTGAGAATCCTAACTTGTCTATTTGCAAGGTTGATGTTAAAGATGAGATTTTGACAATTATCACAGCTGCTAAAAATGTCTACAGAGGTGCTTTTGTTCCTGTTGCAAAAGTTGGTGCAACTCTCGCAAATGGCAAAGTAATTAACAAATTAGAATTTAAGGGTGTTGTTTCAGAAGGCATGCTTTGTTCCCTAGATGAACTTGGGCTAACAAGTGCCGAGTTTCCCTATGCCGATGAAAATGGTATTTTTATTCTTGAAGGCATGGATGATGGAAAACTTGGTACTGATATTAAAGAAGCTTTAGGAATAGACGATATAATCATAGACTTTGAAATAACCTCTAATAGACCTGATTGTTTGAGCGTTGTGGGTTTGGCAAGGGAGATTGCTGCAGTTTTGAAGACAAATTTGAAATTCCCAAACTTGGTCTATAAAGAATCTGAAGACAGGATTGAGAATTATCTTGATAAAATTGAGATTCAAGATAAAAATATTTGCAGAAGGTATATTGGCAAAGTGATAAAAAATGTCAAAATTGAACCATCTCCGCAGTGGCTTAGAAAAAGACTTATAGCCTGTGGTATTCGTCCAATAAACAATATTGTAGACGTTACAAATTATGTTATGCTTGAGATAGGACAGCCTCTTCACGCATTTGACCTTAACAAAATTCATGGAAGGAATGTATTTGTAAGACTTGCAAATGATGGTGAAGAGATTATTACACTTGACGGTGTAAAAAGAACTTTAAGACCTGTAGACATAGTTATTGCGGATGAGGACAGAGCGATTGCGGTAGCTGGGGTGATGGGTGGTTTGGAAACAGAGGTTGACGAAAATACCAAGACAGTGCTTCTTGAGGCTGCTACATTCAATCCTGCAATGGTGCGAAGGACCTCAAGATATTTAGGGCTTAGGACAGAAGCTTCAAATAGGTTTGAAAAGGGTCTGAGTCCTTACTTTGCAGAGATTGCAATGCAGAGGGCGTGTGCACTTATTGAAGAAATAGGTGCAGGTGAGGTTGTAAGAGGAAGCATAGACACTTATTTAGATGTTCAGCAACAAGTCACAGTCAAAGCTGACTTTTCGTATATAGAGAAGTTACTTGGAGTAAGTATCCCGCAGGATGAGATTATTGAAATCTTAGATAGACTTGAGATTTCTTATGACAGGGAAAAAGAAGTTTTTATAATTCCACCATTTAGAGTTGACGTCACTGATATGGCAGACATATCTGAAGAGGTAATAAGAATCTATGGCTATGACAAGATTCCTTCAAGGGTTTATATGGGGAATGCTGTCTCTTCAGGGCTTACTAAAAAACAAAAAATGGTCAATGAGATCAGAAGTTTTCTTGCAAATAGTGGTTATTATGAGATTTACTCATATTCCTTTGAATCACCGAAAGTATATGAGATTTTAAAAGGGTACAGATTGGATGATGCTGTGAAGATTTTGAATCCGCTTGGAGAAGATTTTTCAATTATGAGGATGCAGCTTCTGAGTTCGATCCTCAAAACTCTTTATTTAAATCTTTCACGAAATATCAAAGATATTAAAATATTTGAGCTTGCGACTGTGTTCAAAAAGTCAAATAATAAACTCCCAGATGAAAGACTTGTATTAGCATTGGGAAATGTTGGACAGGACTTCTACTTTGTAAAAGGAATCTTAGAAAACCTTTTTGATATGCTAAGAATTAAAGATATAGATTTTTCCTCTGATCACACAAATTTGAATTTGCATCCAACAAGGTCTGCTAAGATTGTATCAAAAGATACCTTAGTAGGATATATTGGTGAAATTCATCCTGATATTTTGAGCAGCTTTGACATTCAAGCAAGAGCGATATATGCTGAGGTGTACATTGACGCGCTTTTAGAAGTTGAAAAGAAGGAGAAGAAATATGTGCCTCTTCCCAAGTATCCTGCTATTGAAAGAGACTATGCGTTTTTGGTACCTGATGAGATTGAAAGCAGGGTGATTGAAGGAGTATTTAAAAAGTATGCATCAGAGATTTTAGAAGATTTTTATCTGTTTGATGTATATAAAGGTCAACAAATTAAGGAAGGATTCAAGAGCTATGCATACAAAGCAGTGTTCAGGTCAAAAGAAAAGACGTTGTCGGATGACGACATCCTACCACTTCAAGAAAAAATCTTAAATGAGCTAAAAAATTACAATATTGGTCTGAGGGAGTAG